The sequence GCAGCCTACCCCGGCCCGTGCGTGTGGGCCCGCACAGTGACGGAGGAACGCCCTTGCTGACGGGGGAGTCCGGGCATACATCCGGGAACCGCGCCCCTTATGAGCCTCCTCCAAGCCATCGTCCTGGGCCTCGTCCAGGGCCTCACCGAGTTCCTCCCCATCAGCTCCACCGCGCACCTGCGCATTGCCCCGGAGCTGTTCGGCTGGAAGGACCCCGGTGCCGCCTACTCCGCCGTCATCCAGCTCGGCACCGTGGCCGCCGTGCTCATCTACTTCCGCAAGGACATCGTCGCCCTCGTCGCGGCCTTCTTCCGCGGGCTGGCTCGCAAGGACCCGTTCGGCACGCTCGAGTCGCGCCTGGCCTGGTTCGTCCTCGTGGGCACGCTGCCCGTGGGCATCTGCGGGCTGCTCTTCAAGAAGCTCATCGAGAACCAGTTCCGCTCGCTCTACATCATCGCCGGCAGCCTCATCGTCCTCGCCATCATCCTCTTCGTGGTGGAGCGCATCGCCTCGCACCAGCGGACGCTGGCGGACATGCGCTGGAAGGACGGCATCATCATCGGCCTGTGGCAGGCGCTGGCGCTGATTCCGGGCTCGTCGCGCTCGGGCACCACGCTGACGGGCGGCCTGTCCCTGGGCTTCAAGCGAGAGGACGCCGCGCGCTACTCCTTCCTGCTGTCCATCCCCGCCACCACCCTGGCCGGCGTCTTCGAGCTCAAGCACCTGCTCGAAGCAACCGATCGGCCGTCCGCGCTCGCTCTCTGGGTGGGCACGCTGGTGGCATTCGCCTCGGGCATGGCGGCCATCGCCTGGCTGTTGAACTACCTGCGCTCGCGCACCACGCTCGTCTTCGTGGTGTACCGCGTGGCGCTGGGTGTGCTGCTCCTGGTGCTCCTGCAGATGGGCAAGCTCCAGCCGCGCTCCGGCCTGGAGAACATCGACCTGCCGAAGGAGCCGGGCAAGCAGCAGATTGAGAAGCAGGTTACGGACTAGAGAAGGGTGCCGTCGTGAGCGTGGAGGTGCTGTTGCAATCGCTGGAGTCGCGGCTGTCGTCGCGGCCGGCGCGTACGGTGGACCTGCCGGGACTGGTGCTGCGCGAGGCCGCGGTGTTGGTGCCCGTCTTCGAGCGCGACGGCGTGCCCCACGTGCTCTTCACGCGCCGGCCGGCCAACATGCGCACGCACTCGGACCAGTACAGCTTCCCCGGTGGCGGCCGCGACGCCGAGGACGCCACGCCGCTGCACACCGCGCTGCGCGAGACGGAAGAGGAGCTCGGCGTCGACCGGCGCCGCGTGCGGGTGCTCGGCATGCTCGACGAGGTGCCGACGATTTCTCAGTACCGCGTGCGTCCCTTCGTGGGCGTCATCCCCGGTGACGGGAAGTACGCCCCGAGCGCGGACGAGGTGGCCTTCATCCTCGAAGTCCCACTGGCCAACCTGATGGACCCGTCCATCCTCCGCATCGAGCGGAAGGAAATCTTCGGCTCCGAGCGCGAGCTCTACTTCTACACGTACGACACCCACGTCATCTGGGGGGCCACGGCGCGCATCCTCCGCGACTTCCTCAACCACGTGCAGCACGTGCAGGGCCCGGCCGCCGCTGTCAGCGGCACCTGAGATACTGGCTCCTTCACCACGAAAGGAGCCGTTCATGCACGCTGCCCGCTTCGTCCTTCCCGCCCTGCTCTCCGCGCTGCTGATTCCGTCGCTCGGAGGTACGGGCGCCAGCGCCCCGCTGGCCGAGTCCTGCTACGACGAGTGCAACGCGGCGAACTCGAGCTGTCCGGCGATGTGCGGCGCCACGCCAGCGCAGTGCTCGCAGGCGTATGACGTCTGCATCGACTCGTGCAACCGCGGCGTGGGCCCCTGGCTGCCCTGCTGAGGCGTCACGAGTGGGCTGCGTTCACGTCAGGACGACGCAGCCCCGCTCACGCAGGCTTGGTGGCGGGGCCAGCCCCGTCCACCGCAGGTCGAGCTTCTCCAGTGCCGGCATCGCCTCCAGGCCTCGCGGCAGGGCCTTCAGCGGATTGGCCCGCAGGTCCAACAGCCGCAGGCGCGGCATCTTCACGAGAGCGTCCGGAAGCGCGGCCAGCTGATTCTCCTGCAGGTCCAGGTGCCGCAGCTCGCGCAGCTCTCCGACAGCCTCCGGCAGCGCCGTCAGCCGGTTGCCGCGCAGGTGCAGCTCCCGCAGCGCCGCGAGCGAGCCGATGGCCTCCGGCAGCGCCGTGAGCCCCGCGTGCAGCAACCTCAGCTCGATAAGGCTCCGCATCCGGCCGATGGCGTCCGGCAGGCGGCTCAGCGGATTCTCGCCAGCATTCAGGTAGTGTACGGCGGTGAGTTCTCCGAGCGCCTCGGGCAGATGCGTGAGGCGGTTCTCGTGGATGTAGAGAATCTCTAGCTCGCGCAGGGCGCCGAGGCTGTCCGGCAGCGCGCCGATGCGGTTGTGTCCCAGGTCCAGCGTCTTCAGGCGGGTGAAGCGCCCGATGAAGTCAGGCACGGACTCCAGGCCCAGCTCGTGGAGGTACAGCCGGTCCACGGCCGCGAAGTCCCGCGTCGCCACCTCCAACCAGTGCGGCTCGCGCGCCACGGCGTCTCGCAAGGCGCGCAGTGCCTCGTCACGCCGGCCCTGGTTCTCGTGCAGGAGCGCCAGCCCGTAACGCAGGGCCGCGCTCTCCGGCTGCTCGTGCAGGCCCTCCTCCAGCAGCGCCTTCGCCTTCGCGGGCTCGGAGGGGAGGAGTGTGCGGAGGGCTTCGAGCTGCGCCGACGAGACTTCGGACATGACGCCTCCAGGGATGGGAGGCGCTTCCTAACATCGGCGGCCTATACGTCAGTCCAATGAATCTCGAAGAAGCTCGTCACGAACTGGGCGCCAGCGGGGGCAGGAGCTCTGCGATAGTTTGACAGCTGAGGGATCCGAGAGCGGCTATCATTTCTGGCGCACACTCCTGCCCTGGAA comes from Pyxidicoccus parkwaysis and encodes:
- a CDS encoding undecaprenyl-diphosphate phosphatase; translated protein: MSLLQAIVLGLVQGLTEFLPISSTAHLRIAPELFGWKDPGAAYSAVIQLGTVAAVLIYFRKDIVALVAAFFRGLARKDPFGTLESRLAWFVLVGTLPVGICGLLFKKLIENQFRSLYIIAGSLIVLAIILFVVERIASHQRTLADMRWKDGIIIGLWQALALIPGSSRSGTTLTGGLSLGFKREDAARYSFLLSIPATTLAGVFELKHLLEATDRPSALALWVGTLVAFASGMAAIAWLLNYLRSRTTLVFVVYRVALGVLLLVLLQMGKLQPRSGLENIDLPKEPGKQQIEKQVTD
- a CDS encoding CoA pyrophosphatase, whose product is MSVEVLLQSLESRLSSRPARTVDLPGLVLREAAVLVPVFERDGVPHVLFTRRPANMRTHSDQYSFPGGGRDAEDATPLHTALRETEEELGVDRRRVRVLGMLDEVPTISQYRVRPFVGVIPGDGKYAPSADEVAFILEVPLANLMDPSILRIERKEIFGSERELYFYTYDTHVIWGATARILRDFLNHVQHVQGPAAAVSGT
- a CDS encoding leucine-rich repeat domain-containing protein — encoded protein: MSEVSSAQLEALRTLLPSEPAKAKALLEEGLHEQPESAALRYGLALLHENQGRRDEALRALRDAVAREPHWLEVATRDFAAVDRLYLHELGLESVPDFIGRFTRLKTLDLGHNRIGALPDSLGALRELEILYIHENRLTHLPEALGELTAVHYLNAGENPLSRLPDAIGRMRSLIELRLLHAGLTALPEAIGSLAALRELHLRGNRLTALPEAVGELRELRHLDLQENQLAALPDALVKMPRLRLLDLRANPLKALPRGLEAMPALEKLDLRWTGLAPPPSLRERGCVVLT